One segment of Vulpes lagopus strain Blue_001 chromosome 8, ASM1834538v1, whole genome shotgun sequence DNA contains the following:
- the PPP1R8 gene encoding nuclear inhibitor of protein phosphatase 1, translated as MAAAANSGSSLPLFDCPTWAGKPPPGLHLDVVKGDKLIEKLIIDEKKYYLFGRNPDLCDFTIDHQSCSRVHAALVYHKHLKRVFLIDLNSTHGTFLGHIRLEPHKPQQIPIDSTVSFGASTRAYTLREKPQTLPSAVKGDEKMGGEDDELKGLLGLPEEETELDNLTEFNTAHNKRISTLTIEEGNLDIQRPKRKRKNSRVTFSEDDEIINPEDVDPSVGRFRNMVQTAVVPVKKKRVEGPGSLGLEESGSRRMQNFAFSGGLYGGLPPTHSEAGSQPHGIHGTALIGGLPMPYPNLAPDVDLTPVVPSAVNMNPAPNPAVYNPEAVNEPKKKKYAKEAWPGKKPTPSLLI; from the exons ATGGCGGCAGCCGCGAACTCCGGCTCAAGCCTCCCGCTGTTCGACTGTCCGACCTG GGCAGGTAAACCCCCACCTGGTTTACATCTGGATGTAGTCAAAGGAGACAAGCTAATTGAG aaactgATTATTGATGAGAAGAAGTATTACTTATTTGGGAGAAACCCTGATTTGTGTGACTTTACCATTGACCACCAGTCTTGCTCTCGGGTCCACGCTGCCTTGGTCTACCACAAGCATCTGAAGAGAGTTTTCCTAATAGATCTCAACAGTA CGCACGGCACTTTCTTGGGTCACATTCGGTTGGAACCTCACAAGCCTCAGCAAATTCCCATCGATTCCACAGTCTCGTTTGGCGCATCCACAAGGGCCTACACTCTACGTGAGAAGCCTCAGACACTGCCGTCAGCTGTGAAGGGAGATGAGAAGATGGGTGGAGAGGATGATGAGCTCAAGGGCCTCCTGGGGCTTCCAGAGGAGGAGACCGAGCTTGAT AACCTGACAGAGTTCAACACTGCCCACAACAAGCGGATTTCCACCCTGACCATTGAGGAGGGGAATCTCGACATTCAGAGaccaaagaggaagaggaagaactcGCGGGTGACTTTCAGTGAGGATGATGAGATCATCAACCCAG AGGATGTGGATCCCTCAGTCGGTCGTTTCCGGAACATGGTGCAGACTGCTGTGGTCCCCGTCAAG AAGAAGCGGGTGGAAGGCCCTGGCTCCCTGGGCCTGGAGGAATCGGGGAGCAGGCGCATGCAGAACTTTGCATTCAGTGGAGGACTCTACGGGGGCCTGCCCCCCACACACAGTGAAGCCGGCTCCCAGCCGCATGGTATCCACGGGACAGCACTGATCGGTGGCTTGCCCATGCCATACCCGAACCTCGCCCCTGACGTGGACTTGACTCCCGTCGTGCCGTCAGCAGTGAACATGAACCCTGCACCAAACCCTGCAGTCTATAACCCCGAAGCCGTCAACGAacccaagaagaaaaaatatgcaaaagaggCTTGGCCGGGCAAGAAGCCCACACCTTCCTTACTGATTTGA